In the Holophagales bacterium genome, CGGTCTTTCTTTCCTTCGTGTCAGCTACGGATGGGCTCACGAGAGCCCTCGAGTGGCGGCACGCGGCCGAGCTCACGAAGGCGGTGGACAGGAGGCTTGAGCACATCGACGGAGACGTGGAAGAGCCGCTGCTGGCGATCTTCGCGGACTATGCGGTGATAACAGCATCCGCTCCGCCGATTCCCGCTGGAATCTACAAGGCCGAACAAGAGCGCCTGAACGCGCTCTGGAGCCAGCGGAAAGGCAGCGGCCCACCGGATGCCGCGCTTACCGGTGGAAGCGATCGACAGACTCCGGGAGCCCGGTGATCGAGACGGACCTGACCGGAGCCGAACGGGCACCGCACGGCGCCTGCGGGCGCCGTGGGACCGGGAGCGCCCCCGGGCGGCTCCGGCGGGAGGGGCGGAGGAGCCGGACGCTCTGCGAGGCGCGCGCCGGGCGGGGCCCCAATTTCCCCGCCCCGTCACGCGCCTCGCATCCCTGCCGCGGCGCGTAGCTGCGGCGAAGCGTCGCCTTCGCTCCGCGCGCGCGTCAGGGGCGCTTGCCGATAAGCGCGCTTATCGGCCCCGGAACGGCTGAAGTCCCGCTGCGCTTCGCTGCGCGGGGGCGCCCCTCCCGCCTCCGGGTCCGGCCTTCGGCCGGACCTTTGACATAACGTCTGAACGCTATGTCAAACCGCCGGGGGCGAGCGGCGCGCGCTCGATCGCGCGGTCGCTGAAGGGCCTGTCACGTCGCTCGCGAACGCGCCGCCGCACGCGCCTGCGGTGCTCGCGAGCTGCGCTCCTCGGCCCGGCGGCGGCGCGAGCGAGCGCCGCGCCAGGCCATCGAACAGCGGCGGCGTCGGCTGCGCCGACGCGGCGCTGAAGCGCTGGCACTGCGGGCGCGGAGACCGGGGCGCGGACCTCTGCGCTCCTCGCTTCGCTGCGGTGCTCGAGCACCGCGCCCCGAGCGCCCTCGCGCCAGCGCGCCGGGGACCGCCCGGGAGCGGCTAAAGAAAGAAGCCTGGCAGCCCTTCTCGCCGAACTTCTTCTGCATCGGAGGGCTCGCAGGCAAACGACGTTTGCCACAGAGGCCGCGTAGCCGAACGATTTCTGCCACCTCCACGGCGACGCATCGGACGTCCCTCTCGTCGCCGCCGACGACCCCGAGGCCGTGCGCCCCGGTCCTCGGCCGTCAAGGAATCGGCTCTACGAGCCTCGCGCTACGCGCGTCCTTGACCGCCTGCGGGCCGGAGCGCGACGTCTCTGATATCGCGGAGCCCATTCGGTCTCCGCGTCGACGAGCGCCGCGGGACGACGCCGAAGCTCGAGCTACTTTCTTCCTTTAGCCGCTTCCCTCGTCGGTCTCGCCCTCGTTGTCGGTGTCGTCGTCGTCCGCCCTGGCGGGAGGCTGCGCGCGCGAAGGTGCCCGAGCGCGGGCATACGGCCCGCGCGAGAGGACCGCAGCGCGGCCGAGCGGCCGCACTGCCAGGGCATTGAGCGCCGCGCCGGCAGGCGCCGCCTTTGAAGGGATGCCCGGCGCGGGGGCTGCGCGGGCGCGCCAAGGCCCGAGCAGTGAACGCGCAGGGGCTTGGCGTGCCCGACCTCGCAGCCCGCGTGACGGGCCTTTAGCTGCACGCGCCGCCGTGAAGCGGAAGCTGAGCTTCCGTAGGCCGCGCGCTCCCTACACCCGCGGGCGGTGTCGGTCGCAACTTGTTCGACCGCAGGGCCAACTGCGCCGGCCCGGAGGCGGGAAGGCCCGCCCCCTCGCGGCTAACGCCGCGAGGGACATGGCTGGTGCCGGGCGGCCGAAGTGCACTTCGGCCGAAGCGGCCCGGCCCGGGCGCGGCGGCGCGAAGCGCCGGGACACGGAGGCCGCCCTCGGCCGCAGTGACGCGACCGGGGCGGGATGCGAGGGGCGTGACGGGCGGGAGGCCGGGAGGGACCCGCCCGGCGCGACCCTCGCGGAGCGTCCGGCTCGACCGGGCCTTCCGCCGGAGCCGCCCGCGGGTGCCCTTTCGTGCTTGCCGGACGGGCCGGCTGGTGTCCGCCATCGCGTCGTCGGCGGCGCGCGGCAAGAGCCTCGACAGAGGTCAGAAGTCCTCATCTTCCGCCCGGCACCGCGGTGGTCAGTCCCACGGTTCGCCGCCAGTCCCGTCCTCGAGGTGCCTCCCGCAGCGATCGCAGTCCTTCTGCGGGAGATCATCCACGACGTCGATCGAAATGAAAGGGAGCCAGTTCGGTGGCATCACACCGTCCTCGAGGAGACGAAGCCGGTGGACGCAGGTCGGACAGTAGACGAGGACGCCGTCGGTAAAGGCGAGCCTGTGGTCGGTGTTGCGGGGTTGTTTCGGCAGAGTGGTCATCGAGCGGAAGGTGCCCCCGTGATTGGACAAATGGCGTCCTTGAGGGAAATCGCGGGAGCGCGCGCCCAGGGATCGGACTGCGGCGGCAGTGTCGGCGGTCTCGACTACTGGCGGGAGGACGACGGTCGTTCGTCAGCGTCCGCGAAGAGCGAACCGGCGTTGACCTCGAGTCCGCGCGCGACCTTGAGGAGGTTGATCACGGCCACGTTCCGCTCGCCGCGTTCGATCCCACCGTAGTACGTCCGGTCGAGACCGCAGTGATGCGCGAAGGCCTCCTGAGACCAGCCACGCTCCTCGCGCAACGCCCGGATCCTCGCTCCGAGGGTGACGAGGTCACGATGCCTCTGCATGTCGATGGCACCCTAGCGAAAGCACTGGCGATGAGGCGACGGGCGATGAGCACACTGTTGATAAGATAACGGGTTATAAGTATCCTATGTCTGTGAACACAGCGTTCGAGACTGAGCACCTGCCGCACCCTGCCGCCACGTACGAGTCGTATTACGGGACAGGGATTCGCTTCGGCGCACAGCAGAGAGCCGGAGGATGGCGCCCGTCGACGGGAAGGTGCTGCATGCCCTCCTGTCGGCAGGCGGGGGGGCGGGATGAAGGAGGAGGGCAGGAGATGGGGCGGAATGCGGGGACCTCGAAAGGCCGACGTGGCCTCGGGAAGCCGAGGCGGGAGCCTCCCGCAACCGAGGTCATGGAATGGCTCGACGGTGTGCTCGCTGACCCGGAGCTCGGGAGGGCGGTCGAAGAGCGCCTGATCGAGATGAGGGCCGAACAGAGGCGCGAAGCCGCGCGATCGAGGGGGCTCTATGGGCAAGGTCTCGATGTCCCGCGGCAAGAGCCGCCTCAGCGTGGCAACGCTCGAGGCCAGCGAGAGACATCGTCGGTACCGGGAAAACAGACTCCGTTCATCGTGAGGACGCCGGATCCAGACCTGTCTGCCACGGCTCGACGCCTCGGGATGAAGGCCGAGGACGTTGCGAGGCTCGACGAGCTTATCGAGTCGAGGTGCGAACGGGTCGCCACGAAGAGGCGTGTGGCAAGGACCGCGCCGAAGAAGGGACGAGGATGAGCGAGGACGAAGCCGACCGCGACGCCGCGTCCGCCCCGCCCGAGGCGGGCGACGTCGGGTCTATCGAGGAGCGACGGCGACGGTTCCTCGTGGCATCGGAGAAGGTGCGCCGCGCTCTCGAGGCCAGGGGCGTGAGCGAGAGGGACATTCAGCGGGACTTCGAGGCATGGAGGGAAGCCCGCAGGCGAAGCAGGTCGACCTCGGGCGGGCACGGCACCTGCGCCCCGTCACGCTCATGAGTCGGGCAGGTGAGGTCCGGCGCACTCCGGACCCCATGCTCGCGGCACGCCTGCTTCAGGCCGCCAAGAGGGCGAGTCAGGGCGAGCGGGTCCGTGTGCGGATCGGACGGTGCCGAGTGGCGGTGGTCCCCCTGGAGGACGTCCTC is a window encoding:
- a CDS encoding helix-turn-helix transcriptional regulator, which gives rise to MQRHRDLVTLGARIRALREERGWSQEAFAHHCGLDRTYYGGIERGERNVAVINLLKVARGLEVNAGSLFADADERPSSSRQ